In a single window of the Pelagibacterium sp. 26DY04 genome:
- the lpxC gene encoding UDP-3-O-acyl-N-acetylglucosamine deacetylase, translating to MKNPTVRQCTLTRPAEFAGIGVHNGQPSRLTIKPASADSGYTLTRIAEDGTVLGSARIDHARVSRTSLCTVIDLGQSISVATVEHVLSALNGLGIDNAEIVVTGEECPIIDGSAEPFVDAVLDAGISIQPQRKKFIRILRSVTVRDNDAFAMLEPYNGRAFDVEIDFNSKVIGRQRMIFDWSPRKFAIQVAPARTFGFVAQAKVLRQAGYALGSSLENSIAIEEEKIVNPDGLRFEDEFVRHKLLDAVGDLALAGLPIYGRFRSYKGGHGLNALVLKSLFASEANFEIMEADALPLEMEALGDLPDRLSVEPYLRSIG from the coding sequence ATGAAAAACCCGACCGTGCGCCAGTGCACGCTGACCCGTCCGGCTGAGTTCGCCGGAATCGGCGTTCACAACGGCCAGCCTTCACGCCTTACGATCAAGCCAGCTTCCGCCGACAGCGGGTATACGCTGACGCGAATCGCGGAAGATGGAACAGTTCTGGGCAGCGCCAGAATCGATCATGCACGGGTCAGCCGTACGTCGCTGTGCACCGTGATCGATCTCGGTCAATCGATCAGCGTCGCCACGGTCGAGCACGTGCTTTCCGCGCTCAATGGGCTGGGCATCGACAATGCCGAGATCGTGGTGACCGGCGAGGAGTGCCCGATCATCGACGGGAGCGCCGAACCGTTCGTCGATGCAGTGCTCGATGCGGGGATTTCGATCCAGCCCCAGCGCAAGAAATTCATCCGCATCCTGCGCTCGGTGACGGTGCGCGACAACGATGCGTTCGCCATGCTGGAGCCCTACAACGGGCGGGCGTTCGACGTGGAGATCGACTTCAACTCCAAGGTGATCGGTCGCCAGCGGATGATCTTCGACTGGTCGCCGCGCAAATTCGCCATCCAGGTGGCGCCGGCCCGCACCTTCGGTTTCGTCGCGCAGGCCAAGGTGTTGCGTCAGGCAGGATATGCGTTGGGCTCAAGCCTCGAGAACTCGATCGCCATCGAGGAAGAAAAAATCGTCAATCCCGATGGGTTGCGATTCGAGGACGAGTTCGTGCGCCACAAGCTGCTCGACGCGGTCGGCGATCTGGCACTGGCCGGGTTGCCTATCTACGGCCGGTTCCGGTCCTATAAGGGCGGGCACGGCCTCAACGCGCTGGTGCTCAAGTCGCTGTTTGCCAGCGAAGCCAATTTCGAGATCATGGAAGCCGATGCGCTGCCGCTCGAAATGGAAGCGCTTGGCGATTTGCCCGACAGGCTGTCCGTGGAGCCCTACTTGCGCTCTATCGGCTGA
- a CDS encoding outer membrane protein assembly factor BamD, which produces MNIIARQSKTPVLLRMTAAIAMVGVLAACSPMSMFSRQDEEPLVPPDQLYASALENMENDRYNAAIEDLETLERQNPFSDVNERARVMLTFANFRSGRFEEAVLAADRFLALYPRSSEVPYVLFLKGSAYYQQITDITRDQELAANAIETFTQLQSAYPDSRYAEESRQMLLVSRDQVAGKEMSVGRYYLGNGRHTAAINRFRVVVEEHETSTHVEEALYRLIEAYLAIGLVGEAQTAAAVLGTNYPSSEWYQRGFALLQDQGLSPQMMTGNWMSD; this is translated from the coding sequence GTGAATATCATAGCCAGACAGAGCAAGACGCCCGTGCTTTTGCGGATGACGGCTGCCATTGCCATGGTGGGCGTTCTCGCCGCCTGTTCGCCCATGAGCATGTTCTCGCGCCAGGACGAAGAGCCGCTGGTTCCGCCCGATCAGCTCTATGCGAGCGCGCTCGAGAACATGGAAAACGACCGCTACAATGCGGCAATCGAAGATCTCGAGACGCTGGAGCGCCAGAATCCGTTCTCGGACGTCAACGAGCGGGCCAGGGTCATGCTGACCTTTGCGAACTTCCGGTCCGGACGGTTTGAAGAAGCGGTGTTGGCGGCGGACCGGTTCCTGGCGCTTTATCCCAGATCCTCGGAAGTGCCCTATGTGCTGTTCCTCAAGGGCAGTGCGTATTATCAGCAGATCACCGACATCACGCGCGACCAGGAACTTGCGGCGAACGCCATCGAGACGTTCACCCAACTCCAGTCCGCCTATCCCGATTCCCGATATGCCGAGGAATCGCGCCAGATGCTGCTGGTTTCGCGCGACCAGGTGGCCGGCAAAGAGATGAGCGTCGGCCGCTATTATCTCGGCAATGGCCGCCATACGGCCGCGATCAATCGTTTCCGGGTGGTGGTCGAGGAGCACGAGACCAGTACGCATGTCGAAGAGGCGCTCTACCGCCTTATCGAAGCCTATCTCGCCATCGGGCTGGTCGGAGAAGCGCAGACCGCCGCCGCAGTGCTCGGCACCAATTATCCGAGTTCGGAATGGTATCAGCGCGGCTTTGCCCTGCTGCAGGACCAAGGGCTGTCGCCGCAGATGATGACCGGGAACTGGATGTCGGACTGA
- the ligA gene encoding NAD-dependent DNA ligase LigA, translated as MSVDVPVNELSLEDAKAELDRLHALIEKADKAYYQEDAPEITDAQYDAARRRYAEIEADFPELRRTDSVSDRVGAAPVEGFAKVRHAVPMLSLGNAFDDEDVADFVQRGRKFFERDKDIELAFTAEPKIDGLSASLRYEDGIFMRGATRGDGTEGEDITENLRTIAQVPKQLSGNGWPRVLEVRGEVYMTHADFAALKERSAAEGGQDYVNPRNTAAGSLRQKDPSVTAKRNLKFFAYGWGEVSEPIADTQYEAVQKLGEWGFTINPLMIRTTSVEEMIGHYRAIEAQRATLGYDIDGVVYKLDRLDLQQRWGFVARAPRWAIAHKFPAEQATTILHKIDIQVGRTGTLTPVARLQPVTVGGVVVENATLHNEDYIAGRDSTGASIRDGYDIREGDTVIVQRAGDVIPQIVAIVPEKRPADAQPYVFPGRCPICDSEAVRETNPKTGKLDARRRCTGELICPAQQVENLRHFVARDAMDIDGFGAENVDLFYSEELIRTPADIFTLHQKRDAVQAALFKRREQQAAERERATGKVRKNVRAAEQRNYAGLDKLLAAIDARREPELDRFIFALGIRHVGETTAALFAKAFGNFQTFREAAYRAGNGDEEARGSLIGIDGIGDTVVQSVCAFFANERNESAIDALLDEVRPKDYVVTISADSVVAGKTVVFTGSLERMSRTEAKAMAERLGAKVSGSVSAKTDLVVAGPGAGSKLKQAESLGIEVISEDEWFTRTGQG; from the coding sequence ATGAGTGTGGATGTGCCGGTGAACGAGCTGTCTCTGGAGGATGCCAAGGCCGAGCTCGACAGGCTGCATGCGCTGATCGAAAAGGCGGACAAGGCCTATTATCAGGAGGACGCGCCCGAGATCACCGATGCTCAGTATGACGCGGCGCGGCGGCGTTACGCCGAGATCGAAGCGGATTTTCCCGAACTGCGGCGGACCGATTCAGTCTCCGACCGGGTGGGCGCGGCACCGGTCGAGGGGTTTGCCAAGGTGCGGCACGCCGTGCCCATGCTTTCGCTGGGCAATGCGTTCGATGATGAGGACGTTGCCGATTTCGTGCAGCGCGGGCGGAAATTCTTCGAGCGTGACAAGGATATCGAACTCGCCTTCACCGCCGAGCCCAAGATCGACGGACTATCGGCTTCACTGCGTTATGAAGACGGGATTTTCATGCGCGGGGCGACGCGTGGCGACGGCACCGAGGGTGAGGATATCACCGAGAATTTGAGGACCATCGCGCAGGTGCCCAAGCAGCTTTCCGGCAACGGATGGCCGCGCGTGCTGGAGGTGCGGGGCGAGGTTTATATGACCCATGCCGATTTCGCGGCGCTCAAGGAGCGTTCGGCGGCCGAGGGCGGGCAGGATTATGTCAATCCGCGCAATACTGCGGCGGGTTCGCTGCGGCAGAAGGACCCTTCGGTCACAGCCAAGCGGAACCTCAAATTCTTCGCCTATGGCTGGGGCGAGGTGAGCGAACCGATCGCCGACACGCAGTATGAAGCGGTTCAAAAGCTCGGCGAGTGGGGATTTACCATCAACCCGCTGATGATCCGCACGACGAGCGTTGAAGAGATGATCGGTCATTATCGGGCGATCGAAGCGCAGCGGGCGACGTTGGGCTACGATATCGATGGGGTGGTCTATAAGCTGGACCGGCTCGACCTGCAGCAACGTTGGGGATTCGTCGCCCGGGCGCCGCGCTGGGCTATCGCGCACAAATTCCCTGCCGAGCAAGCGACCACCATCCTGCACAAGATCGATATCCAGGTGGGCCGGACGGGCACGTTGACACCGGTGGCGCGGCTGCAGCCGGTGACGGTGGGGGGCGTGGTGGTGGAAAACGCCACGCTGCACAACGAGGATTATATCGCCGGGCGCGATAGCACCGGCGCGTCTATCCGTGATGGCTACGATATTCGCGAAGGCGATACGGTGATCGTGCAGCGGGCGGGGGACGTCATCCCGCAGATCGTCGCCATCGTGCCCGAAAAGCGCCCGGCCGACGCGCAGCCCTATGTCTTTCCCGGGCGCTGCCCGATCTGCGACTCCGAGGCGGTGCGCGAGACCAATCCCAAGACCGGCAAGCTCGATGCGCGGCGGCGGTGTACGGGCGAATTGATCTGTCCGGCCCAGCAGGTGGAAAACTTGCGCCATTTCGTGGCGCGCGATGCGATGGATATCGACGGGTTCGGGGCTGAAAATGTCGATCTGTTTTATTCCGAAGAGCTGATTCGGACGCCGGCCGATATTTTCACCCTGCACCAAAAACGCGATGCGGTGCAGGCGGCCCTGTTCAAACGCCGCGAGCAGCAGGCGGCCGAGCGCGAGCGCGCTACGGGCAAGGTGCGCAAGAACGTGCGGGCCGCCGAACAGCGCAACTATGCCGGGCTGGACAAGCTCTTGGCTGCCATCGACGCGCGGCGCGAGCCCGAGCTGGACCGGTTCATTTTCGCGCTCGGCATCCGCCATGTGGGCGAAACCACTGCAGCGTTGTTCGCCAAGGCGTTCGGAAATTTCCAGACTTTCCGTGAGGCGGCTTACAGGGCGGGCAATGGTGACGAAGAAGCGCGCGGATCACTGATCGGGATCGATGGGATCGGCGATACGGTGGTCCAATCCGTCTGCGCGTTTTTTGCCAATGAGCGTAATGAAAGCGCCATCGACGCGCTGCTCGATGAGGTCAGGCCGAAAGATTATGTGGTGACGATTTCGGCCGATAGCGTGGTTGCGGGCAAGACCGTGGTGTTTACCGGCAGTCTTGAACGCATGTCGCGCACCGAGGCCAAGGCCATGGCTGAGCGGTTGGGGGCGAAGGTTTCCGGGTCGGTTTCGGCCAAGACCGATCTGGTGGTGGCTGGACCCGGAGCGGGCAGCAAGCTCAAGCAGGCCGAGAGCCTGGGGATTGAAGTGATTTCCGAAGACGAGTGGTTCACGCGCACGGGGCAGGGATGA
- the recN gene encoding DNA repair protein RecN, translated as MLNTLSVRNIVLIDQLDLAFESGLTVLTGETGAGKSILLDALTLALGGRGDAALVREGTESGQVVAVLTLPEQHPARVLLRENEIADDAEIILRRVQHADGRTRAFINDQPVSAGLLKSVGALLVEVHGQHDDRALIDAATHRTLLDSFGGYETELAAVSNAHARLVAAQKAVDVQRARVEQAARDEEYARHVIEELSALKPEPGEEDGLSERRQWLMGLEKAAGEVNDADEILNGTNAPGPVLAMLLRRLTRKSEAEAALFAPMAEAVDQALVALDTASEALDAIRREMAFDPRELEQVEERLFALRAAARKHQVECDALPEVLAKYAADIEALESGAETLAALEADLKAADSEYRKTAGVLSKAREKAASALSKAVEAELPDLKLGSARFIVDRQVDAERVSAQGFDQIAFHVQTNPGTSPGPMMKVASGGELSRFLLALKVVLADKGSVPVLIFDEIDTGVGGAVADAIGKRLARLAQSVQVLTVTHAPQVAARAATHLLIEKQAIEEGAFMRTHVRPLDSETRGEEVARMLAGATITDEARAAAKRLMREVGV; from the coding sequence ATGCTGAATACGCTGTCGGTCCGCAATATTGTTCTGATCGATCAGCTCGATCTCGCCTTTGAGAGCGGCCTTACGGTTCTCACCGGCGAGACCGGCGCGGGCAAATCCATCCTGCTCGATGCACTCACCCTGGCGCTGGGCGGGCGGGGCGACGCGGCGCTGGTGCGTGAGGGAACCGAGAGCGGGCAGGTGGTTGCCGTGCTGACGCTGCCCGAACAGCATCCGGCGCGGGTGCTGTTGCGCGAAAACGAGATCGCCGATGACGCCGAAATCATTCTCCGGCGGGTTCAGCACGCGGACGGGCGTACGCGCGCCTTCATCAACGATCAGCCGGTTTCGGCCGGGCTGCTCAAATCGGTGGGCGCCCTGCTGGTGGAAGTCCACGGGCAGCATGACGACCGCGCGCTGATCGACGCGGCGACGCACCGGACGCTGCTGGACAGTTTCGGCGGATATGAGACCGAACTGGCTGCGGTTTCCAATGCACACGCAAGATTGGTCGCGGCGCAAAAGGCCGTAGACGTGCAGCGGGCGCGGGTCGAGCAGGCGGCGCGCGACGAGGAATATGCGCGCCATGTGATCGAGGAACTTTCCGCGCTCAAACCCGAGCCGGGGGAGGAGGATGGCCTGTCGGAGCGCCGGCAATGGCTGATGGGGCTCGAAAAGGCGGCGGGCGAGGTCAACGACGCCGATGAAATCCTCAACGGCACCAATGCTCCCGGCCCTGTGCTTGCCATGCTGCTGCGGCGGCTGACGCGGAAATCGGAGGCCGAAGCCGCTCTTTTCGCGCCCATGGCCGAGGCCGTGGATCAGGCGCTGGTGGCGCTCGATACGGCAAGCGAGGCGCTTGATGCCATCCGGCGGGAGATGGCATTCGATCCGCGTGAGCTCGAACAGGTCGAGGAGCGGCTGTTCGCCCTGCGCGCGGCGGCGCGCAAGCATCAGGTCGAGTGTGATGCGCTGCCTGAGGTGCTGGCCAAGTATGCGGCCGATATCGAGGCGCTGGAATCGGGCGCCGAGACGTTGGCGGCGCTCGAAGCGGACCTCAAAGCCGCCGATAGTGAATATCGCAAGACCGCCGGCGTTTTGAGCAAGGCGCGGGAAAAGGCGGCATCGGCATTGAGCAAGGCTGTCGAGGCGGAACTTCCCGATCTCAAGCTGGGGTCGGCACGATTTATCGTCGACCGGCAAGTCGATGCCGAGCGGGTGTCGGCGCAGGGGTTCGATCAGATCGCCTTCCATGTACAGACCAATCCAGGGACTTCGCCCGGCCCGATGATGAAGGTCGCCTCGGGAGGCGAGCTGTCGCGCTTCCTGCTGGCATTGAAGGTGGTGCTGGCCGACAAGGGGTCGGTGCCGGTGCTGATCTTCGACGAAATCGATACCGGTGTCGGCGGCGCGGTGGCCGATGCCATCGGCAAGCGTCTGGCGCGGCTGGCGCAATCGGTGCAGGTGTTGACGGTGACCCATGCGCCGCAGGTGGCGGCGCGGGCAGCCACGCATCTTTTGATCGAAAAGCAGGCGATCGAGGAGGGGGCGTTCATGCGTACGCATGTGCGTCCGCTCGATTCCGAGACGCGTGGCGAAGAGGTTGCGCGCATGCTAGCCGGGGCGACGATTACCGACGAGGCGCGGGCGGCGGCCAAGCGGCTGATGCGCGAAGTTGGGGTTTGA